Proteins found in one Anaerobacillus alkaliphilus genomic segment:
- a CDS encoding transposase, whose protein sequence is MGRAKRIWLPDYFFHVVCRGNRRDPLFYEENDFHEFFYILTEIYEKYPLQLVSYCLMTNHFHLQVRSTEESISKIMSLLNKRYANYFNTKYGLTGHVFEKRFFSDIISDPLGMLEVSRYIHQNPLKAKMVTSPELYPYSSMYYYTNSDIDPPPFLDTTILLNYFPESLDERRQRFIEYTMKAE, encoded by the coding sequence ATGGGTAGAGCAAAGCGTATTTGGCTTCCAGATTATTTTTTCCATGTGGTTTGTCGAGGTAACCGGCGTGATCCACTTTTTTATGAAGAAAATGATTTTCATGAGTTTTTTTATATCCTCACAGAAATATATGAAAAATATCCCCTACAACTTGTATCCTACTGTTTAATGACTAACCACTTTCACTTACAGGTCCGCTCCACAGAAGAATCTATCTCAAAAATCATGTCCTTACTCAATAAACGTTATGCAAATTATTTTAATACCAAATACGGGTTAACCGGGCACGTATTTGAAAAACGTTTTTTTTCAGATATCATTTCTGATCCATTAGGTATGCTGGAAGTCAGCAGATACATACACCAAAATCCGTTGAAAGCAAAAATGGTGACGTCTCCAGAGCTCTATCCTTACAGCAGCATGTACTACTATACAAATTCAGATATTGATCCCCCGCCTTTTTTAGACACAACAATTCTACTAAATTATTTTCCAGAAAGCTTAGACGAGAGAAGACAGAGATTTATTGAATATACAATGAAAGCAGAGTAA
- a CDS encoding copper amine oxidase N-terminal domain-containing protein, which produces MSNYENKIVMFVNNSKVIANGNASLLSDPSYLKNGRTLVPLRFVSENLGTNVRWDKKTNKITVYTEGKTIVLTPGSTTVSVNGVATKIEAAPEIKNGRTFVPLRFISEQLKAKVDYKSDDQSITVRK; this is translated from the coding sequence ATATCAAATTATGAGAACAAGATAGTCATGTTTGTAAATAATTCCAAAGTCATCGCAAATGGAAATGCTAGTCTACTATCGGACCCTTCGTATCTAAAAAACGGCCGAACGTTAGTGCCACTTCGTTTTGTGAGTGAAAATCTTGGGACCAACGTTCGTTGGGATAAGAAAACGAATAAGATCACTGTTTATACAGAGGGAAAAACAATCGTATTAACTCCAGGAAGCACGACTGTATCTGTAAATGGTGTAGCAACTAAGATAGAGGCGGCTCCAGAAATAAAGAATGGCCGCACTTTCGTTCCATTGCGTTTCATATCTGAGCAATTAAAGGCAAAGGTTGACTATAAAAGCGACGACCAAAGCATAACGGTGAGGAAATAA